One part of the Caproiciproducens sp. CPB-2 genome encodes these proteins:
- a CDS encoding amino acid ABC transporter permease, whose product MNKLFDPGFMISTVPEIVSYLPVTLGLAVVSSLIGLMIALGIALIRYFYIRVLEPISKIYVSFIRGTPTLVQLFLVYYGTPILLRAMNEQFQWNLNVDGIPTLIFGVVAFSFNSGAYMSETIRSAMLSVDSGQLEACYSVNMTTRQAMVRIIIPQAFKVALPPLGNSFISMVKETSLAFSISIVDIMAEAKLIGARSFRFFEIYIVVSLIYWACCFVIERILWIIERYVRRYERDVAR is encoded by the coding sequence ATGAATAAATTATTTGACCCCGGATTTATGATTTCCACCGTGCCTGAAATTGTGTCCTATCTGCCGGTTACCCTCGGGCTTGCCGTGGTTTCCTCCCTGATCGGACTGATGATCGCGCTGGGGATCGCCCTGATCCGCTATTTTTATATCCGCGTTCTGGAGCCGATCAGCAAAATCTATGTATCTTTTATCCGCGGAACCCCCACGCTGGTCCAGCTCTTCCTCGTGTATTACGGAACACCGATCCTTCTTCGGGCGATGAACGAGCAGTTCCAGTGGAATCTGAATGTCGACGGGATCCCGACCCTGATTTTCGGCGTCGTGGCGTTTTCCTTTAATTCCGGCGCGTATATGTCCGAAACCATCCGGAGCGCCATGCTCTCGGTCGATTCCGGACAGCTGGAAGCATGCTACAGCGTCAACATGACCACGCGGCAGGCGATGGTCCGCATCATCATCCCGCAGGCGTTCAAGGTCGCGCTTCCCCCGCTGGGGAATTCTTTTATCTCCATGGTAAAGGAAACGTCGCTGGCATTCAGCATTTCCATTGTGGATATCATGGCGGAGGCCAAGCTGATCGGCGCCCGCTCCTTCCGCTTCTTTGAAATTTACATTGTGGTATCGCTGATTTACTGGGCGTGCTGCTTTGTAATTGAGCGGATTCTGTGGATAATCGAACGGTATGTAAGACGATATGAAAGAGATGTGGCCCGATGA
- a CDS encoding YkvA family protein, whose translation MNLKEKAKELKTDIPAVFLSLKSSDTPVAARIFACITVVYALSPIDLIPDFIPVLGYLDDVILLPALISLTIKLIPDTIFEQYRKEAEGMWQSGKPKKWYYAIPIAGIWLIILWLIVKAVFF comes from the coding sequence ATGAATCTGAAGGAAAAAGCAAAGGAGTTAAAAACGGATATTCCCGCAGTATTTTTAAGTTTGAAAAGCAGCGATACGCCGGTTGCAGCCAGGATTTTTGCCTGTATAACAGTGGTATATGCGTTGTCACCGATTGATCTGATCCCTGATTTCATACCGGTTCTCGGTTACTTGGACGATGTTATTCTGCTGCCGGCATTGATTTCCCTTACGATAAAATTGATTCCCGATACAATCTTTGAGCAATACCGAAAAGAAGCGGAAGGTATGTGGCAGAGCGGGAAACCGAAGAAATGGTATTATGCCATACCCATTGCGGGAATTTGGCTGATCATTCTCTGGCTGATCGTGAAGGCCGTTTTTTTCTAA
- a CDS encoding citrate/2-methylcitrate synthase, with the protein MEKKANADFFTVTPEILELTDLCKSHSTIKPSLFAQYDVKRGLRDINGKGVLTGLTEISDIISSKEVDGKSVPCEGELYYRGINIQDIVRGFIAENRFGFEETTYLLLFGELPEEGRLQEFKRLLSKYRTLPTNFVRDIIMKAPSFDMMNTLARSVLTLYAYDERPNDTSLPNVLRQCLEMIALFPQLAVYGYQAYAHDMDPNYSFFIHAPKQELSMAENILYMLRIDNQYTALEARILDLALVLHAEHGGGNNSSFTTHVVASSGTDAYSVIAAALSSLKGPKHGGANIKVVMMFEDMKQNIDDWEDEDKVADYLSRLLNKQAFDRAGLIYGMGHAVYSLSDPRANIFKKFVRSLSEEKGLTKEYKLYSLVERLAPEVIGRERKTYKGVSANIDFYSGFVYHMLGLPPELFTPVFAMARISGWSAHLLEELINVGKIIRPAYKSISAHREYVPLHER; encoded by the coding sequence ATGGAGAAAAAGGCAAACGCAGATTTTTTCACGGTAACTCCCGAAATTCTGGAGCTGACGGACCTTTGTAAAAGCCACAGTACGATCAAACCCTCCCTGTTTGCCCAGTACGACGTGAAGCGCGGCCTGCGCGATATTAACGGAAAAGGCGTCCTGACCGGTTTAACCGAAATATCGGATATCATTTCTTCGAAGGAAGTCGACGGCAAAAGCGTGCCCTGCGAAGGGGAGCTGTATTACCGCGGCATCAATATTCAGGATATTGTGCGCGGCTTTATCGCGGAAAACCGCTTCGGATTTGAGGAGACGACCTATCTGCTCCTGTTCGGCGAACTGCCGGAAGAGGGCAGGCTGCAGGAATTCAAAAGGCTCCTTTCCAAATACAGAACCCTGCCCACCAACTTTGTGCGCGACATTATTATGAAAGCACCGTCGTTCGATATGATGAATACGCTGGCGAGAAGCGTCCTCACTCTTTACGCCTACGATGAAAGGCCGAACGATACCTCGCTGCCGAATGTGCTGCGCCAGTGCCTGGAAATGATCGCGCTTTTCCCGCAGCTCGCGGTTTACGGCTATCAGGCCTACGCCCACGACATGGACCCGAACTACAGCTTCTTTATCCATGCGCCCAAGCAGGAGCTCTCCATGGCGGAAAATATTCTGTACATGCTTCGAATCGACAATCAATACACCGCCTTGGAAGCCCGCATCCTTGACCTTGCGCTTGTTCTGCACGCCGAGCACGGCGGCGGCAACAATTCCAGCTTTACCACCCATGTGGTCGCGTCCTCCGGTACGGACGCCTACTCGGTCATTGCGGCGGCGCTCAGTTCGCTCAAGGGACCGAAGCACGGCGGCGCAAACATCAAGGTCGTGATGATGTTTGAGGATATGAAGCAGAATATCGACGACTGGGAGGACGAGGACAAGGTAGCCGACTACCTGAGCAGGCTGCTGAATAAGCAGGCGTTTGACCGGGCCGGCCTGATTTACGGGATGGGCCATGCGGTTTATTCCCTTTCCGACCCGCGCGCGAATATTTTCAAGAAGTTTGTCAGGAGCCTTTCCGAAGAAAAGGGCCTTACCAAGGAATACAAGCTCTATTCTCTGGTTGAGCGGCTGGCGCCGGAGGTGATCGGGCGCGAGCGCAAAACCTATAAGGGCGTCAGCGCGAACATTGACTTTTACAGCGGGTTCGTCTACCATATGCTCGGCCTGCCGCCGGAGCTTTTCACCCCCGTTTTCGCCATGGCGCGTATCTCCGGATGGAGCGCGCATTTACTGGAAGAGCTGATCAACGTCGGCAAGATCATCCGCCCCGCGTACAAGAGCATCTCCGCCCACAGGGAGTATGTTCCCCTCCACGAAAGATAA
- a CDS encoding amidohydrolase, whose amino-acid sequence MDEKTLQNTLEEHFSWLHRHPETALREFETTAYIKRILTENSVKILDSGLQTGLVAVLRGKKEKPVVALRCDIDALPIEEAADVPYRSENPGKMHACGHDFHTTAMLGAALLLKQKEADLEGTVKLLFQPAEEAEHGAEHVLKTGALDDVEEIYGLHVAAGLPAGTVAVTAGADHAAVDRFVVDVTGLGGHAAHPELVIDPILAASQLTGAFQTIVSRSLSAFDRAVISVTRVEAGSTWNVIPSSAQLEGTVRTLDKAIRQKIVRRMKEICEGIATVSGASVRFHWYPGCPATNNDAELAAFVKDTAQALGLRTQEAVPSMGGEDFSCYQEKIRGAFWMIGVGDTAPLHNPSFKADRSGLTGAAKLLSALGERALTRINSGEDR is encoded by the coding sequence ATGGACGAAAAGACATTACAGAATACGCTGGAAGAGCATTTTTCGTGGCTCCACCGCCACCCCGAAACGGCGCTCAGGGAATTTGAAACCACGGCGTATATCAAACGGATTCTGACGGAAAACAGCGTGAAAATTTTGGACAGCGGACTGCAAACCGGCCTTGTCGCCGTCCTTCGGGGAAAAAAAGAGAAGCCCGTAGTGGCGCTGCGCTGCGACATCGACGCTCTTCCGATCGAAGAGGCGGCGGATGTTCCGTACCGGTCTGAAAACCCGGGAAAAATGCACGCCTGCGGGCATGATTTCCATACAACGGCGATGCTGGGGGCCGCCCTGCTCCTGAAACAGAAGGAGGCGGATCTGGAGGGTACCGTAAAGCTTCTGTTCCAGCCCGCGGAGGAAGCGGAGCACGGAGCGGAGCATGTCCTGAAAACGGGAGCTCTGGACGACGTGGAGGAAATCTACGGACTGCATGTGGCGGCGGGCCTGCCGGCCGGTACGGTTGCGGTGACGGCCGGGGCCGACCATGCGGCGGTCGACCGGTTTGTTGTGGATGTAACGGGTCTGGGCGGCCACGCGGCTCACCCGGAGCTGGTCATTGATCCGATCCTCGCGGCTTCCCAGCTGACCGGCGCTTTTCAGACTATCGTGAGCCGCAGTCTTTCCGCGTTCGACCGCGCCGTCATCAGCGTAACCAGAGTGGAAGCGGGCAGCACGTGGAATGTGATCCCGTCCTCCGCCCAGCTGGAAGGAACCGTCCGGACGCTGGACAAAGCCATCCGGCAAAAGATCGTCCGCCGGATGAAGGAAATCTGCGAGGGAATCGCGACGGTATCCGGCGCGTCCGTCCGGTTTCACTGGTACCCCGGCTGTCCCGCCACAAACAACGACGCAGAGCTGGCGGCTTTTGTAAAAGACACCGCACAGGCTCTGGGACTGCGCACACAGGAGGCGGTCCCCTCCATGGGAGGCGAGGATTTTTCCTGCTATCAGGAAAAAATCAGAGGGGCGTTCTGGATGATCGGGGTGGGCGATACCGCCCCGCTGCACAATCCTTCGTTCAAAGCGGACCGGAGCGGGCTGACGGGCGCGGCAAAGCTGCTTTCCGCCCTTGGGGAAAGGGCGCTTACAAGAATCAACAGCGGAGAGGACAGGTAA
- a CDS encoding VanZ family protein — translation MEKKEPRQQILTGSLLAVYLLVMTWIILFKMQSPFGPFYPFRSINLIPFYQSVVVNDRIEWSEIYENVLIFVPFGLYISMLKSSWSFLKKVIPIFSVSFFYEAMQFILAVGASDITDLIGNTFGGILGIAFYAAVRRLLKTQRKANAVLNTIASVGTLLAVALLAFLTVSNL, via the coding sequence TATCTGCTCGTAATGACCTGGATCATATTATTCAAGATGCAGTCCCCTTTCGGGCCATTTTATCCCTTCCGCAGTATTAACCTGATCCCTTTTTACCAGTCGGTAGTCGTGAACGACAGGATTGAATGGTCGGAAATCTACGAAAATGTCCTGATTTTCGTCCCGTTCGGGCTTTATATCAGTATGCTGAAAAGCAGCTGGTCTTTCCTGAAGAAAGTTATTCCGATCTTCAGTGTAAGCTTCTTTTATGAGGCAATGCAGTTTATTTTGGCAGTCGGGGCGTCCGATATCACCGACCTGATCGGCAATACGTTCGGGGGAATCCTTGGGATCGCGTTCTATGCCGCTGTCCGCAGACTGCTGAAAACACAGCGGAAAGCCAATGCGGTTTTAAATACGATTGCGTCGGTCGGAACACTGCTGGCCGTCGCCCTGCTGGCATTTCTGACCGTATCAAACCTTTAG
- a CDS encoding amino acid ABC transporter ATP-binding protein: MIQIENLKKAYGTNQVLRGVSLRIEKGEIVTVIGPSGAGKTTLLRMLNWLELPDEGTIRIADAVIDAKNPTKKGIYRLRAQSSMVFQHYNLFHNKTVLENVTESLIYVKKLPKKEADEIGMELLRKVGLQEKHDQYPSRLSGGQQQRVGIARALAVGPKVMLFDEPTSALDPEWVGEVLAVMNQIASEGMTMMVVSHEMRFARSVSNRVLFFDEGVIQEDGTPEQIFRNPQNERTKQFLSQACLDG, encoded by the coding sequence ATGATACAGATTGAAAATCTTAAAAAAGCCTACGGCACCAACCAGGTGCTTCGCGGGGTCAGCCTCCGGATTGAAAAAGGGGAAATCGTGACGGTGATCGGCCCCAGCGGCGCGGGAAAAACGACGCTGCTGAGGATGCTCAACTGGCTGGAACTGCCGGACGAAGGCACCATCCGGATTGCGGACGCCGTTATTGATGCGAAAAACCCGACCAAAAAAGGGATTTACCGCCTTCGCGCGCAAAGCTCCATGGTGTTTCAGCATTACAACCTTTTCCACAATAAAACAGTCCTGGAAAATGTTACGGAAAGCCTGATCTATGTGAAAAAGCTTCCGAAAAAGGAAGCGGACGAAATCGGGATGGAGCTTCTGCGCAAGGTCGGCCTGCAGGAAAAGCACGACCAATATCCTTCCCGGCTTTCCGGGGGGCAGCAGCAGCGGGTGGGTATTGCGCGCGCGCTCGCCGTGGGCCCCAAGGTGATGCTGTTCGACGAACCGACCAGTGCGCTGGACCCGGAATGGGTCGGCGAGGTTTTGGCGGTCATGAACCAGATCGCGTCGGAAGGGATGACGATGATGGTGGTTTCGCACGAAATGCGTTTCGCGCGGAGCGTATCCAACCGCGTTCTGTTTTTCGATGAAGGCGTGATTCAGGAGGATGGCACTCCCGAACAGATCTTCCGCAACCCGCAAAACGAACGGACAAAGCAGTTTTTGTCACAGGCCTGCCTTGACGGCTGA
- a CDS encoding phosphatase PAP2 family protein has translation MKRLNLWLPRIVYCVYPALLAVLAVRRDERFFKVLLIPAFAFGAVTVMRKLWNRPRPYEKLEIEPLIPREKKGQSFPSRHVASVTIIAVACWYIWLPIGIAMLVIALLIAVIRPLAGIHFPEDVIAGMVFSLLTGIIGFWLL, from the coding sequence ATGAAGCGATTGAACCTCTGGCTGCCGCGAATTGTTTACTGCGTGTATCCCGCCCTGCTGGCGGTGTTGGCCGTCCGGAGGGATGAGCGCTTTTTTAAGGTGCTGCTGATACCGGCTTTCGCTTTCGGCGCCGTGACCGTGATGCGAAAGCTCTGGAATCGGCCGCGGCCGTATGAAAAACTGGAGATAGAGCCGCTGATCCCCCGCGAAAAGAAAGGGCAGTCTTTTCCGAGCCGGCATGTAGCTTCCGTAACCATTATAGCGGTTGCCTGTTGGTATATCTGGCTTCCCATCGGGATTGCAATGTTGGTGATTGCACTGCTGATCGCCGTTATCCGGCCCCTTGCCGGCATCCATTTTCCCGAAGACGTGATTGCCGGTATGGTGTTTAGCCTCCTGACCGGTATCATCGGGTTCTGGCTTTTGTAA
- a CDS encoding transporter substrate-binding domain-containing protein: MKKGAKSISLFLATLLLLLTAACANTAAPSAAGSAADTSASSAAASSASSDSGTKVETVIVGTEGAYPPFNYVDADGTVDGYDMAVVRALDELIPEVEFKFQPTAWDSIFVALESGKFDMIASQIAKNPSREEKYQFSELPYSYSASSIIYKGGRTDIHSLKDLHGKTVAAGVGSNNTTWLEDYNKKNNNAIKLKYYDGDVTLMLQDIISGRVDATINSEVTTKLIAEKQGLDLGYALAPELGVKPEFFLFSKNEKGTEYKKLIDKALKTLTDNGGLVEISKKYLGEDYSTEKAITDRKS; encoded by the coding sequence ATGAAAAAGGGCGCAAAATCAATTTCTCTCTTCCTGGCTACTCTTCTGCTTCTGCTGACCGCCGCCTGCGCAAATACCGCGGCACCCTCTGCGGCCGGTTCGGCGGCGGATACGTCCGCATCTTCCGCCGCCGCGTCATCGGCTTCTTCCGATTCCGGTACCAAGGTGGAAACCGTGATCGTTGGGACAGAAGGGGCCTACCCTCCGTTCAACTATGTGGATGCGGACGGTACCGTTGACGGATACGACATGGCGGTTGTCCGCGCGCTGGACGAACTGATCCCCGAAGTGGAATTCAAATTTCAGCCTACGGCGTGGGATTCTATTTTTGTCGCGCTGGAATCCGGGAAATTCGATATGATTGCAAGTCAAATTGCCAAAAACCCATCCAGAGAAGAAAAATATCAATTTTCGGAGCTCCCCTATTCTTATTCCGCAAGCTCCATTATCTATAAAGGCGGCCGCACGGACATTCATTCTCTGAAAGACCTTCATGGAAAAACGGTAGCGGCGGGCGTCGGTTCCAACAACACGACCTGGCTGGAGGACTACAACAAGAAAAACAATAACGCGATCAAGCTGAAATATTACGACGGGGATGTTACCCTGATGCTTCAGGACATTATTTCCGGCCGTGTGGACGCCACCATCAACAGCGAGGTAACCACAAAGCTGATCGCTGAAAAGCAGGGGCTTGACCTGGGTTACGCATTGGCGCCGGAACTGGGAGTAAAACCGGAATTCTTCCTTTTCTCCAAAAACGAAAAGGGAACCGAATATAAAAAATTGATCGATAAGGCGCTGAAAACCCTGACCGACAACGGCGGGCTTGTTGAAATCTCCAAAAAGTATCTTGGCGAAGACTATTCAACGGAAAAAGCCATTACCGACCGGAAATCTTAA
- a CDS encoding MurR/RpiR family transcriptional regulator has translation MASGDFLLKINARYNLFTKAEKKVADYVLQDPKRVLFLSITGLAEACGVGDTSVFRFCKTMQLQGYQEFKMLLSLSISEDEDSSRIASMLSGRITQEDTLEDVAKKVLQTNINALNETYSLLDFQELSLTIDYMIGAKQIYFFGVGSSLLTAMDAVDKFVRITPKVHNYADAHLQAMAASILSPEDLAFVISYSGATKDTIQVAQQAKKAGARVVCITRFAKSPLTASSDVVILCGTNEGPLQGGSTSARISQMLLIDLIYMEYFKRTYDESSANKQKTTGSVLKKLY, from the coding sequence ATGGCAAGCGGTGACTTTCTTTTAAAAATCAATGCCAGGTACAACCTTTTTACAAAGGCCGAAAAAAAGGTGGCCGATTATGTTCTGCAGGACCCGAAACGGGTTTTGTTCCTGTCCATCACCGGCCTTGCGGAAGCGTGCGGGGTGGGGGACACCAGCGTGTTCCGGTTCTGCAAGACCATGCAGCTCCAGGGCTACCAGGAGTTTAAAATGCTGCTTTCGCTGAGCATCTCGGAGGATGAGGACAGCAGCCGGATCGCCTCCATGCTTTCGGGCAGAATCACGCAGGAGGACACCCTTGAAGACGTAGCCAAAAAGGTGCTGCAGACCAATATCAACGCGCTGAACGAAACGTATTCGCTGCTGGATTTTCAGGAGCTGTCCTTAACCATTGATTATATGATCGGGGCGAAGCAGATTTATTTTTTCGGCGTGGGATCGTCCCTGCTGACCGCTATGGACGCGGTGGACAAATTTGTCCGGATTACGCCGAAGGTCCACAATTATGCCGACGCGCATTTACAGGCAATGGCGGCTTCCATCCTTTCGCCGGAGGATCTGGCGTTTGTCATTTCCTATTCCGGCGCCACAAAGGACACCATCCAGGTGGCACAGCAGGCAAAGAAAGCGGGCGCCAGGGTGGTCTGTATCACCCGGTTTGCAAAATCGCCGCTGACCGCATCTTCCGATGTGGTGATTTTGTGCGGCACGAACGAGGGTCCGCTCCAGGGCGGTTCCACGTCGGCCAGAATCAGCCAGATGCTCCTGATCGATCTGATCTATATGGAGTATTTCAAACGGACCTATGATGAGAGCAGCGCCAACAAACAGAAAACCACCGGTTCCGTTTTGAAGAAGCTCTATTGA
- a CDS encoding DUF3892 domain-containing protein — translation MEQNQEQNTLARNTLDNIPSPAPNARSITGLVKESGRVTGYQLSDNTVLDKAQAVQLARQGGIAGVGIAHRGDTEYLKSIPDGSDGNNLSNLPSISRSEQS, via the coding sequence GTGGAACAAAATCAGGAGCAGAATACGCTTGCCCGGAACACGCTGGACAATATTCCATCGCCCGCGCCCAACGCCCGCAGCATCACCGGGCTGGTAAAAGAAAGCGGCAGAGTGACCGGTTACCAGCTTTCAGACAACACGGTCCTGGATAAAGCGCAGGCCGTTCAATTGGCCAGACAGGGCGGAATAGCCGGCGTGGGGATCGCCCACCGGGGCGACACCGAATATCTCAAGTCGATTCCCGACGGCAGCGACGGCAACAATCTGAGCAATTTACCTTCCATTTCCCGTTCTGAACAGTCATAA
- a CDS encoding L-serine ammonia-lyase, iron-sulfur-dependent, subunit beta: MGKIFYPDFFNDVFGPIMQPGSSGSFAGTSRVGRIARHTLLSEPKRVRILFNPGDHHMLNLGNMMDDRGYLGGLQDFATDDVRLFSAHELAREKKISYEFGELEADNAYPGSVHFELTGTGGDTASLTAKSVGGGMVATYEISGFPIHWRADTFGVLLQNAGQDIPEEQLRGFEQSAGEAFLTSERIARKDGASAAFLELSENPEPGELLRHFGPGTQVRVFPALLPVVTNAKRKPQLFKTVEEWRRVAEQRGISFVQAAIEYEKDFSGWTDETIWQYFENIADILNHQIHALETIGYDNAKDTPMLPIYGRQWNTYMQNHQTLSDPITRHILVHAFSTNAKLPGVRIVPGPMGTGGGYLFSALDAVREARGFSHRKMIEGLVVAAGLGALAYTHTNATGEVGCVGESGVCCAMASGAVTWMAGGDGKQVEHAASMALQANLGIPCDPIPGGLEFPCITRTIRAAVTAPLYADLALSGIDPLVPYHEVLGAIEKNFRSSRPGELCGPLCGINCTPTAGRCKAFLQNEVMGDKIKFEAEETKAGR, translated from the coding sequence ATGGGAAAGATTTTTTATCCTGATTTTTTTAACGACGTATTCGGGCCGATTATGCAGCCCGGTTCCAGCGGAAGCTTCGCGGGCACCAGCCGGGTGGGACGGATCGCCCGTCATACGCTGCTCAGTGAACCGAAACGGGTGCGCATCCTGTTCAATCCCGGCGACCACCATATGCTGAATCTGGGAAATATGATGGACGACCGGGGCTATTTGGGCGGCCTGCAGGATTTTGCCACGGACGACGTGCGTCTGTTTTCCGCGCACGAGCTTGCCCGGGAAAAAAAGATATCGTATGAATTCGGGGAGCTGGAAGCGGATAACGCATATCCCGGAAGCGTTCACTTCGAGCTGACGGGAACCGGCGGGGACACCGCTTCCCTCACCGCAAAATCAGTCGGCGGCGGCATGGTGGCGACCTATGAAATTTCCGGCTTCCCCATTCATTGGCGGGCGGATACCTTCGGCGTGCTGCTGCAAAACGCCGGGCAGGACATTCCGGAGGAACAGCTGCGCGGCTTTGAGCAAAGCGCGGGGGAAGCTTTTCTTACTTCGGAACGCATCGCCCGTAAGGACGGCGCGAGCGCCGCATTCCTTGAGCTCTCCGAAAACCCGGAGCCCGGCGAGCTGCTGCGGCATTTCGGCCCCGGCACACAGGTCCGGGTATTCCCCGCCCTTCTTCCGGTCGTCACCAACGCGAAAAGAAAGCCGCAGCTTTTTAAAACAGTGGAGGAATGGCGCCGGGTGGCGGAACAGCGGGGAATTTCCTTTGTTCAGGCCGCCATTGAATACGAAAAGGATTTTTCCGGATGGACGGATGAAACCATCTGGCAGTATTTTGAAAATATCGCGGATATTTTAAACCACCAGATCCATGCGCTGGAGACCATCGGCTACGACAATGCAAAGGACACTCCGATGCTGCCTATTTACGGCAGGCAGTGGAATACATACATGCAGAACCATCAGACGCTGTCGGACCCGATTACACGCCATATTCTGGTACACGCCTTTTCGACCAACGCAAAGCTGCCGGGCGTACGGATTGTACCCGGCCCCATGGGAACCGGAGGAGGATACCTGTTTTCCGCTTTGGACGCCGTGCGGGAGGCAAGAGGTTTTTCCCACCGGAAGATGATCGAGGGACTGGTCGTGGCGGCGGGGCTGGGCGCTTTGGCCTATACGCACACCAACGCGACCGGCGAGGTCGGCTGTGTCGGAGAGTCCGGGGTCTGCTGCGCAATGGCGTCCGGCGCGGTCACCTGGATGGCGGGGGGCGACGGAAAACAGGTCGAGCATGCCGCATCCATGGCGCTGCAGGCCAACCTTGGAATCCCCTGCGACCCCATTCCCGGCGGCCTTGAATTTCCCTGCATCACGCGGACGATTCGCGCAGCGGTGACCGCGCCCCTTTACGCGGATCTGGCACTCAGCGGAATCGACCCTCTCGTTCCCTATCACGAAGTGCTGGGAGCGATTGAAAAGAATTTCCGCAGCAGCAGGCCGGGGGAGCTTTGCGGCCCTCTCTGCGGAATCAACTGCACGCCCACGGCGGGCCGCTGCAAGGCTTTTCTTCAGAACGAGGTCATGGGAGACAAAATCAAATTTGAAGCGGAAGAGACCAAAGCCGGCCGATAA
- a CDS encoding MarR family winged helix-turn-helix transcriptional regulator, translated as MANQQADEDLFHFLVCVHRALTKPFEDRFRGKFTSLQLNALCVLCASGPMTMSELAASLHTPRQQMSRMIEKLYEEGHIVRSLDAKDRRKIRISVSETTAREIHNGREKFDEALKSAMDGFSEADYKDFSAAVRIVNRILTKIPQKE; from the coding sequence ATGGCGAATCAGCAGGCCGATGAAGACCTTTTTCATTTTCTGGTTTGTGTCCACAGGGCGTTGACAAAGCCTTTTGAAGATCGTTTCAGGGGAAAATTCACAAGTCTGCAGTTGAACGCGCTGTGCGTTTTGTGCGCCAGCGGGCCGATGACGATGAGCGAGCTGGCCGCCAGCCTGCATACGCCGCGCCAGCAGATGAGCCGCATGATCGAAAAGCTGTATGAGGAAGGCCATATTGTGCGGAGCCTGGACGCAAAGGACAGACGAAAAATACGGATTTCCGTTTCGGAAACCACCGCAAGGGAAATCCACAACGGACGCGAAAAATTTGACGAAGCGCTGAAATCGGCTATGGATGGCTTCAGCGAAGCGGATTATAAGGATTTTAGCGCCGCGGTTCGCATTGTTAACAGAATTCTCACCAAAATTCCCCAAAAGGAATAG